A region of the Vicugna pacos chromosome 7, VicPac4, whole genome shotgun sequence genome:
CTGGCCTATTTAAGCcccctctggggaggggaggaaaggcagGGATGCACGGTGTGCTGAGCTCCAGCTGTGCTGGACCCGGCCAGGATGGAGGTGCCCTCACCCGTGTTCTTCACGCCCTCCATGGActttatttaatttcataaatTGGCTCCTTTCCCACAGTCTGGCTGATGTGGTAAAGTGGcttgggggtggggcctgggtcGGGGAATCTCTGCTTCGTCTCCTCTCCCTCTGCAGCCCTGCTTCCAGTCCAAACACAACCCAACTGTCTGGTCCTGGCTCGGCCACTCTAAGTGACGGGCTGGAAGCTGGAGGGTGGAGGCTCTGACCCTTACCCTTTATGGTCTGGGCTTAGGGGCAGTGCTGTCCCCACACATGTGCCTGTGCACTCATGCATGTCCCTTTCTCCTCTGCCCAGGAGGGCGGGTCCTGAGGGGTTAGACCGCCAGTGTCTGAGAGCAGCGATGGGCTTCCACCAGAATTGGGAGAAAAGAGCCGGGCCTTTTTTTGTGGTTCTCTTTATCCCACGTGTGCCTGCCCCACCTCTTCCCTCTTCATCCCCCTACACCTGAGCCTGCAGGAGAGACCCAAAGATGTGGGTAGGAACACCCCCTCCCCTGTTCCCTTACTTGTCCTTTTCCAATAGTTAGGATGCAGAGAAAGAGTGGGAAAGTGGGCCATGGCTGGGCCTGGATGTGTCCTTGCTggcaggagtgggaagggaaTGCCTCCTCTCCCCGTCTCAGGCTGGGGCCTTCTCTTGCAGAGAGGCTGGGGAAGCAAGACTGGTTCCCATGGAGAGGGGTGGGCAAGCTGGCGCTTGGTCCCAAATGTGAGAAGAAGAGTCATGATCTCCTGAGACAGGACTGCAGCTTGTGTTCTTGGAAGTGGGCTAGTGCCCTGTTTTCTCCCCGCCTGCTCCCCCAAGTCTTCCTGGCTCTGGGTCAGATTCTTTCTCCAGCTCTTCCCTTGTAGGACCCGCAACTGATTGTCCTAccactgcctcctccctgccttcaCGCCTGGCTCTGATCTCCGCTCTCTCTGAGATGCTGGTTTGACAGATTCATTCACACTGAGGTGCACTGACTGCATGCTGTCTTACTACTCTTCTCTCAAAGACAGATTTCTGCTGGTTGGCATTTCAGGCATCACGTCGTTGGATGATGGCTGGCAGAGGCCTTGTGCCTGAGCAGGGTGGACTTTGGCCGGGCTAGCCTGCCTGTAAGAGGGACCGCTGAGGCTGATGTACTAGAACTTTATTTGGGATGAAGAGAGCAAAGACGCATGCAAGCTGGCCACATCCTGGATGTTGGGGTGGGGCCCCGAAGATACAGACATCCAGTCTAGAGCCGGGTGACGAGGTAGCAGGTGtggtgggaggcagagagaggcttgGTGACAGCACAGGGAGTGGTGGGAGGCCTGGTGAGACACAGACCACAGCACTGGGACAcagccctgctcctgcccctgTCCTCCCAGACCTAAACTTCACCCTCTGGTTGggacctgcccctcctcccttgacTTTATGGGGCATTTCTTGTTACCTGGGGCCCAGGCTGAGGTGGGGAACTTGGGTTCGATGGCTGCCCAGCCCTTCCTGAagctgtgggaggagggagagggtcaGAGGCCGGGAGAGACTAGCCAAGGAAACTGTGCCCTCCCCCACCACTTTTTTTCTCAGCTGGGTAGGAATGGTGGTCTGCGCTTCAGGGGGAGGGGCTGAGCACCCACAGTGGAGATGGCAGGGCAGAAGGAGGGGGCTGTTACCAGATTGGTGCTGGAGTGCCTTTGGGAGCGCTTCCGGTTCCAAAAGTATCCCAGGACTCTGTCCCGGAACACCTGGGGGTGAGCAGTGGTGGAGGTGGCCAGTGCATGCCTTCCCCCTGGATCCTGTGGCTTGATTCTGCCCACCTCTCACCCCAGGCTGGGACCCAGGCCCACCTCACAGAGGAAGTCCAAGATCTCAAGGATAGTGAGCAGGCTGGCCCCAATGAACAGCCCCATCTGGCCACCAATGTCACCTGCGGAGACAGGGTCACCTGTCAGCTCACAGGTGCTTTCTGTCCACACCTCCCTAGACTGcagggtgcacacacacacacacatacacaccaagcAGGGCAGACACTTCATAGGCCTTTTTCTGCTCCACCGTCTCATAGTTGAGGGCTTCAAAGAAGATGTCCAGCACCAGCACATTCTCCCTGGAGGAAGGGAGTCCGAGAGCGTTTGCCTAGTGCCAGCTGCCTGCAGAAACAGGTGCCCTGTTCTCTGGTCCTTTCATGAGCTCTGGGGAGGGGTGTCACCGTCCCCCTTTTCAGAAGAGACGTCAGAGATGTTAAGCAGCTTGCCCAGAGTCCCTGAGCCCCGTGAAAATGGACAGACTGGTGTCCCACCCGGGTTTGCGAATGGAGGCTGGACCCGGAGGAGGGTGCcggcccggcccccagcccctcgACCCGGCTCACGTGATGTAGGCCTCGCTGCGGTTGTGTTTCTGGGCCAGGTAGCGGGCGGAGGCGCGGCTGGGGATCCGCACCATGGAGAGCTCCTTGGCGTAGCGCGTGCTGgcgcaggggctggggcaggtgcACGCGTCCTTCCGCAGCATGGCGTCTGCAGGCCACAGGCGCCCGGTCAAGGCTGCACGCCCTGCAGGGTCGGGGTTGGGGTCGCGGGCCAAGCGGACTGGGGACAGGATGCTGGGGAGGCCTGCTGCTTACCCAGCACTGGGCTGGCACAGTCCTTATACTGCTGGGGGCTGCACACTGGCGCGCCGCCTGGGGCGGGGAGCAGAGGAGACAGCTTCAGCAGTGGACCCCCAGGCCTCTCTACCCTCACCCCTGGccctcttcctctgctgctcCCAGCCCCTTACCAGGCATGTGCATCATTCGGCAGCCGCACTTACGAGCCACATAGCGTGTCTCGCAGGCCAGGCGACACCCCATTAGACTATATggagggctggggcctgggctgggaCTGGAGGGACCCAGAGGACCAGAGAGTTCTAGCTCAAAGTCAGGGTCCAGAGGTACAGAGCTGCAATCACCCCAGGGCGGCGGTAGGAAGCTCAGCTGTAGAGGGATGTGTTAAGGAGGCTCTGGGAGAAGCGTGGGCCTGGGGAGGATGTGAGGTCACTGGAACAGGTTTGAGGAGCTGGCGGTTGGGGTCTAAGGTGGTGTGGGCTGAGGAGGGGCTTGGGAGCCTGGGGCTTGGGAGGCACCAGTGAGGATACTTGTTGCTTCTGGCAGGACACAAAAGTCTGGTAGCCAGGGGCTGCCCCGAAGCCCAGCTGGTCAATGAGTGGCGGCTCCTCCTGGCTGTGGATCTGTACTCGGACCCCCACCTCAAATGGGGTCTCCTCTGCAGTGGAAGTGGGACCCTGAGGCTCGAGTCCCAGGAGACCCTCTGCTGCAGCCCCTTTTCCCTAGGACTGTGACCAGCTAACCCTGCTTTCTCCTCACAAGGAAGGACAGCCTTTGGGGGCCCTCACCATCCCCCCCTCCTTCCCAGAGCCACCCGAGCTGTGCACCCCCAGCCTCACACGTGTGCTCCCATACCCATGTCCCTCCACACGGGCAGATACTCATCCTGCTGCACGTCCAGCATGATCTCCAGCCCGTTCCCCATGCCGCCTTTGGGAGTGGTGAGAAGCTCCGTCCCCTCGGCGCCGGAGTTAAAGGTGTAGCACTGTCCCATCCGGGTGAAGATCTGGGGGTGGAAAGACAGATGACAGATCTCACCCAGGAACAAGGAGCCCCGCCAGCTCTTTCCCCTGGGCCAACACGAGGACCGTGGGACAttttccctccccatcctctATTTGGGTCTCTTCTTTGAACACTGGAGTCCACCTCTTACTGCCCCCGACCCTCCCTCTTACAGGCACATGTATTAGGACCCTCATGGGCTCCCATCACTCAGCTTCTCCCCTCCACTCCCAGCCCAGGGCACAGCCTATAGGCCAAGCGTTTCTTCGGAGACAGGTGTCAAAGGATGAAGGTCCCAGTTACCATCTTCCAGGTCTGGCCAAATGTTGAGGAAGCAGACAAGCCCCTTCCCCCTGGCAGAGGGGGGTCTCCTGCCCTACAACACCAGTTACCCCCCACGCCCCAAAAGCAGGGTCTCTACAGACTAGACCTTGGGCCCAGAGCCAGCCTGGGTGAGTGCCCCTTGCTGGGAGGTGCAACTTTGCACACTGCCATCCAGCTGAGTGGCAGGGCGGGGCCCAAGGAGGACAGCTTCCTGGACTGAACAGAAAGGCCATGGGAGGTCATGGCCTGACTGGGAAGGAAAGGACCCAAAAGCACAGATGTTAAGGTTCCCTGGCTTTGAGGGAGCCTGGGCCAGCAAGACCCGGGATTGTGGGTCCCAGGTCCCCGGCTGGAGAGGTCGGTGGCCAGCTCACCGTGGTGAAGTTCTCTGGCCCGCATGGCCAACTGCGGTAGCGACAGTCCAGCAGCATGTCCTCGAGGGCATGCCCGGCCCGGGCATAGAGCCGGGCCAGGTCGAAGGTGGGGCTGGGCATGAAGCCGGGCGGCGCGGGGGGCCGGCCCAGGGCGCGCAGGTAGGCGGCGTGTTCGGCGGGGTCCAGGCCCAGCAGCACCGGCCCGGCCCAGTGCAGGTCGTTGGGTGTGAGGCGTGAGCGGCGCAGCGGGTTGATGTTGCACAGGGTGACGGCTGGGAAGGTGAGCCGGTAGCTCTCGCGCTCCTCCAGGGCTGTCTCGTGGTGGAACTCCCTGTAGTAGCACACCCTCTCCGCCACCTGGTAGAGGAAGGTGGCCAGCGACAGGAGAACGGCTGCAGCCCACAGCCCCCGGCGCAGGGTCAGGCCCCCCGGGCCAAAGACATGGCCCAGCCCGTGCATCGTGCAGCTGCTGGCGAACACGCAGATGTCTGAGGCAGGCCGCTGGGCCTCCTCCGGCCCTGAGGGGGGCTTCATGGCTGGAGCCCGGGGTGGGGGactgggagggctgggagacCAGGATACAGGGGCttaggaggaggagagagggtggGTTGGAGGACTAGGGCTGAGAAGGGGATTTGGAGGGTCAGGCAGGGGTCACTGCAGGTGTGAGGCAAGGAGAGGAGAGGGCGGAGAGGTGGGGAGGCACTGGCCTGGCGAGACTGGCTGTGGCAGCCTAGCGGGTCCCACTTGACCTCCTCCAGGACCGGGCTGTGGCTCAGCTGGGCGCGGCGCTGGGTGTGAGCGCTCCGCAGCAGAGATCAGGTAGGGTGCAGCCGATGTGGCCAGCGGGGCCGCTCTGCTGGAGGCTGCTCTGCTGAGCCTGAGCTGCCGCAGAGGATTGGGTTTCAGCAGTGAGGGGGCAAGGGGGCCGGCAGAGcagtctggggggggggggcgggggaggtccCTGGGGCCCCAGGCTGAGCCATTAGTGCAGTGTGGGGGGGCCGTGGCTGTGGAGACCAAAGGCGCCAGCAGGAAACCACAGCAATCTTGGGGAGGGCTTGAGGGGAGCCCAGACATAAGCTGGGGCTAGGGGTGCCCTCAGGGCCCCCTAGGTTCCCAACTACAGCCCCTGTATGTCAGGCCCGAGGGTCAGTCGCTGGCCTttggcccagcccctccccctcccccctcccctcccttcccactaACCTCACTTGGGATCACTTGCTCTTTCACAAAGAGCGAAGCTGGCTCGTGACCAGGCTGGAAAGTGTGGGAAGTTTGGCATCAACAGACTCTTCTTTCTGAGCCCCTAGCATCCCAGCCTACATGACAGACAGACTCTTCAGGCCCCATGTCCAGCAGTGGTGTCTCTAGTGACCCTCTTTCccacctccccatgctcaggccCTCCTGTCTTGGAGGCTGGCCTCTGCCACAGTGACGGTGGGCTCACCTACCACCCTCCAGCTATAACATGGGTGCCCACGTGCAACCGTCCCAGGTAACATGAATGTTCTATGATCTCatatcttttttcacttagcagcaTATTCCAGGGATCACGTCATATCCAGTACCTGGGATGCTTCCCCGTGTTTTAAATGGTTCAATACCATTTCATTTATGTGGAAGTACCATCGTTTATATAACTGCACCCCTATGGATGGACATTGGGAGTTTCCAGTCTTCCATTACAAACAGTGGTGCTCTAATACCGTTGCACAGACGTAAACTCCCAGAAATAGAGCTGCTGGGTCAAGAAGAGGGAACTGCACAGGGAATTTGATAGAGACCACAAAATTCCCCGTCCTAGGGGCTACCCCACTTTGCACTCCCATCAGTAGTCGGGGTATGCCTGTTTTGCACTCGGACTTCTCTAAAGTAAGAGACACTGTGCCCCTGAACAAGCTGGagggctctgggccacagcgCCTAGCACGGTGAGGCAACGCTGGCCTGGAGAGGGCAGAGCCGGGGTATTTGACTGAAGATGGCTCAGATGTTCCGGAGGAGACGATGGGTTGGGCAGGGGGAGGACCCTCAGCGGTTGGAGCAGACACCTCCAGAAAGCAGAGCTGCCGCCTGCAAGGTTAGTGCCAACTGGCCTGAAGTGGGACTCGGGTATCTTGCTGATCCAATGTGCAGGGCACAGTGGGCAGCTGAGGGTGGTAGCTGTCATGGACAATCAGGACTGCTTGTCAGGGTAAAGCCCTGCGCTTTTGGTTGCACACTGACCTGCCCCTGTGGACCTGGGAGATGCTACACTGCAACCTGAGATAAGGCAGGTTTATTTCCACTAATTTATTTACTGAAACTTATTTCTAATCTATCTCCTTCCACAAAGCATTTGAGGTTAAGGGTTCATGTTGGCGGGCCCTTGGCAGTTGAGTGGAAGGGATGACATAGTTCACAAACCGAATTTTGATGACACTGTGCTGCTGCGGTCGCCTGGCCTCCTGTCCATCCTCCCGATGAGACCACAGGTTCCACGGGGGCAGGGATGGCCTCATCCCCTGCGCAGGCGCAGTGCACATGGTAGGTACTTAATGAACACATCTTGAAGGCGTGAATAACAGGGTTTATTGCAGCTGTCACCAGCTTCTAGGCTGTAGCACTGTGAGTTTTAAGTACCTTACCTCAGATTGTTTAAATTCTTAAAACAAGCTCTCAAAATTAAGTACAGCTGGGTTTATGATCTGCGTGGAATTGCTACAGGAGCCAAGGTCGAGGTTAAGGCCACATAGCAAGTATGTGGCTGACCGCAGGGCCTTACAGCTCAGGGCTTGCCATAGATCTCACTACGTCCCTAAAGAGGGTACAGGATTTGGAGAGGCTGCCCTGAAGAGGTAAGGAGAGACTTAGGAGCTGGTGTCAGAAGGTGTCTCGGGAGGTTGGAGGCTGTGGCTGGTGCTGGTAGAGCAGGAGGTGGCCTCTGCTGGCTCTCCCTTgagggaggggccagggcagGCCAGTGTGGACTTGGCCGGTAAGTTGAGGCCTGCCCTTGACTGCCCTCACTAGGGGGGGCGTTGAGTGGCAAAGCAACCCAGAGCTGCTTCCTGGGCTGAGCTGGCCCTGGAGTACAACCTCTCATCACCAAGAAGGCAAGGTATCAAACCAAGGTGGCTTTGGCCCTGGGATAATTCCAGTGTTCTGTCCCTAAAGTAGCGTTTGGTCCTAAACCAcatgcagaagagactgtggggACTCTCAACCTTGGTTCCTGCACTCACACCTGAGCCGCTGCCACCTCTTCCAGGCTGGCCTCCAGTTGCTGCTGCCCCAGCGTGTCCCATACATTGCTGTTGCCCCCAAAACATGGCATCGCCCTTCTATGCCACAGGATAAACCCAAAAGGGCCAGCACAGGCAACCCCTCTTCCTCATGCCAGGGAGAGGACTAGTGGAGTCCCCAACCTGGACATGGCTGTGACGGGGGAAGGGTTCCTGGTGGGAAGTGACATGAGCAGAATCAAGGCAGGAGGGGTTACCGGTTCTGGGAGTCGACCGTGGCTGGTGGGAAACCCTGGCTGCTCCTAGGTCCCCAGAAGCTGACGGGAGTCTAGCCCCACCCCATTAGCTTTGGCACCACGGGCCCGTGCTACCTAGGAGGTTGGCCCATCCTCTTTCAAGGTGAGGCTCTGGTCCCACCTGCTCCAGGGAACCTCCATGACCACTCCTGGGAGGCTGATCTGGCAGTGACCCCTCCTGGTTGTGGACTGATTTTGGATTTTGTCAGCCCGTGGAGCTTAGCATCAACTGCTCCTTAGTGGTTTGGTGACTTTTAGCACTGAATGTCCCCCCATGGCTGGAGTTTAGGGTGTGTGTCCTCCTCTGTCCCCTTCAGAGGTAAGTGTCCTCACACGGGGCGGGGAGGGTGGTTCACAATCTCTGCAGGGGACAGACTCGAggttcacagggctggggcagtgGTGAGACAGCCTGGCTCCAGGGAGCTTCTCCTGGAACCGACCACAGCTCCACAGCTGCCcaccccgccctcccctccccaaggccagggggCATGTCAGGCGCACGTCCCATTTAGCAGGGGGAGGGCAAGGTCTAGAGAAATTTATTTCTACTCCATCAGTGGAGCAGGAAGAAGGGACGTTGTTCCCAGAATGGGGACCGTGGATTTGTGGGGTCAGCTCAAAGGGTGGGCTCCTTCTCCCAGGGCTGTGAGAGGCGTGTTGGGAGTCAGTGGAGGGGAGTGAGGTCCTCGCATGGGTGCGGGACAAACCCTGGTGTGGGTCCCCATTCTCACTCCCTAACAGTGTTTTGCAAACATTTCCTGCAGCTACGGTCTGGACACCTTTAGGCTGTCAGGTAGAGGGGGAGACTCGGCAGGGTTGggagaggggttggggagggaccGGGCAAAGGGGGCGGACAGAGCGGGGGCCTGGGACTCTTCCCCCTCCCCGTGCAGCCCAAGGACTCTCAGCTCTGGCAGGAAGGGGACAGCCTGGAGGCAGGACGGGGAGTGGTCCCAAACTCCTCTTAGTCCAGCGCTTGGCCGGGTTTTACCATGAGCAGGGGAAGCAGTGGTAGCAGCCCCCACAGCAGCATGCGGGCCCTCCTGAGGCCTCAGTCCCTGGGAGCTCCCCCGAGCTGAGCCCTGGCCCTGGGCACTAATGCTCGGCAGTGACCAGACCTCTCAGGACTTGGGGTGCCGGTTCCTGGGGCCTTTGGGGGTCTCAGGAAGTGGGGCATCCAAGGCTTGTCTCCGGATGAGCTCGGAATAGAGCCCGCCTTTCTTTAGGAGCTCCTCGTGGGTCCCCACCTGGAGAGAGTAAGGAGGGGCAGATGGTCACCCCAACCCAGCTAAGAGTTCAGAGCCCTTCGAGGGCTAGCTTCTTATCCAGCGCTTCGGCTTGCCTTTACCTAAACCGGTGTCCCTTCTGCCGACACCATGAAACCAAAGCACAGGTGGTTACAAATCGCTGCTGGCGCATCTGTATTTGTTCGCCATCACTGCCCTGCTTAGCTGGATGGTGGAAGAGCATCTAGGTCCCACTGCCTCCCTCACGAGGCCCCAGTGCCCCTTGCAAACCCCCCTCAGCTTTGGCTTAAAAGAGTGGCCGGGGAAACCAGACCCCATACAGCCTCTAAGCCCTGCTGCAGCCCAGCCTCGGGGTGCTGCTCCTGGCTGGTCCCCGATCAGCTCCTGCACCTCAGCCCCCACGATCCCCCCACCCACTAAGCCCTGTACGCTTCTCTTAGAACTTTCCCCTTTGATCCTGGGAGCCATGTTGCAGCTCTGCTCACCCCTACCCTGCCCCTCCAGGGGACAGAGGAAGAAAGTCAGGCCCCAAGAGGCCAGGGCTCATCTAAGGGCAGGAACTGAATCCACATGGGTGCCGTTTCCAGAACATGATCccaagcccccagggccaggCCAGACCCTCCCTCACATGGCTCAGCTGAGCCACCCGTTCCACTATGTCCATGGCTGAAGCTGTCCCAGCCCACCGACCCATTCCCTGGGCCCCAGCTGACCTCGCAGACTCGGCCGTGGGCCATGACGACAATGCGGTGGGCCCCACGGACGGTGCTGAGCCGGTGGGCGA
Encoded here:
- the ASIC3 gene encoding acid-sensing ion channel 3 isoform X1; the encoded protein is MKPPSGPEEAQRPASDICVFASSCTMHGLGHVFGPGGLTLRRGLWAAAVLLSLATFLYQVAERVCYYREFHHETALEERESYRLTFPAVTLCNINPLRRSRLTPNDLHWAGPVLLGLDPAEHAAYLRALGRPPAPPGFMPSPTFDLARLYARAGHALEDMLLDCRYRSWPCGPENFTTIFTRMGQCYTFNSGAEGTELLTTPKGGMGNGLEIMLDVQQDEYLPVWRDMEETPFEVGVRVQIHSQEEPPLIDQLGFGAAPGYQTFVSCQKQQLSFLPPPWGDCSSVPLDPDFELELSGPLGPSSPSPGPSPPYSLMGCRLACETRYVARKCGCRMMHMPGGAPVCSPQQYKDCASPVLDAMLRKDACTCPSPCASTRYAKELSMVRIPSRASARYLAQKHNRSEAYITENVLVLDIFFEALNYETVEQKKAYEVSALLGDIGGQMGLFIGASLLTILEILDFLCEVFRDRVLGYFWNRKRSQRHSSTNLASHHSLCCHQASLCLPPHLLPRHPALDWMSVSSGPHPNIQDVASLHASLLSSSQIKF
- the ASIC3 gene encoding acid-sensing ion channel 3 isoform X2 → MKPPSGPEEAQRPASDICVFASSCTMHGLGHVFGPGGLTLRRGLWAAAVLLSLATFLYQVAERVCYYREFHHETALEERESYRLTFPAVTLCNINPLRRSRLTPNDLHWAGPVLLGLDPAEHAAYLRALGRPPAPPGFMPSPTFDLARLYARAGHALEDMLLDCRYRSWPCGPENFTTIFTRMGQCYTFNSGAEGTELLTTPKGGMGNGLEIMLDVQQDEYLPVWRDMEETPFEVGVRVQIHSQEEPPLIDQLGFGAAPGYQTFVSCQKQQLSFLPPPWGDCSSVPLDPDFELELSGPLGPSSPSPGPSPPYSLMGCRLACETRYVARKCGCRMMHMPGGAPVCSPQQYKDCASPVLDAMLRKDACTCPSPCASTRYAKELSMVRIPSRASARYLAQKHNRSEAYITENVLVLDIFFEALNYETVEQKKAYEVSALLGDIGGQMGLFIGASLLTILEILDFLCEVFRDRVLGYFWNRKRSQRHSSTNLLQEGLGSHRTQVPHLSLGPRPPTTPCAVTKPLSASHHTCYLVTRL
- the ASIC3 gene encoding acid-sensing ion channel 3 isoform X3, encoding MKPPSGPEEAQRPASDICVFASSCTMHGLGHVFGPGGLTLRRGLWAAAVLLSLATFLYQVAERVCYYREFHHETALEERESYRLTFPAVTLCNINPLRRSRLTPNDLHWAGPVLLGLDPAEHAAYLRALGRPPAPPGFMPSPTFDLARLYARAGHALEDMLLDCRYRSWPCGPENFTTIFTRMGQCYTFNSGAEGTELLTTPKGGMGNGLEIMLDVQQDEYLPVWRDMGGAPVCSPQQYKDCASPVLDAMLRKDACTCPSPCASTRYAKELSMVRIPSRASARYLAQKHNRSEAYITENVLVLDIFFEALNYETVEQKKAYEVSALLGDIGGQMGLFIGASLLTILEILDFLCEVFRDRVLGYFWNRKRSQRHSSTNLASHHSLCCHQASLCLPPHLLPRHPALDWMSVSSGPHPNIQDVASLHASLLSSSQIKF